In Primulina eburnea isolate SZY01 chromosome 3, ASM2296580v1, whole genome shotgun sequence, one DNA window encodes the following:
- the LOC140827461 gene encoding secreted RxLR effector protein 161-like has product MNESKPITIPIPQYLKLTQEQSPVTEEEKGNMLHVPYASGVGSIMYGMVCTRPDLAYNMSVVSRYMANPGETHWQALKGVLKYLNGSTKIGLLFEKQNSLENPIVGYVDSDFAGNIDTRKSLSGFIFTMYGTAVSWKATLQSVVALSTTESEYIALTEGIKEALWLKGMVLELGIPQDKVEVYCDNQSAIHLSKHQVITQGFGKPIQVFESDIYR; this is encoded by the exons ATGAATGAGTCCAAACCGATCACTATACCTATCCCTCAGTACCTTAAACTAACTCAAGAGCAGTCCCCTGTTACTGAAGAAGAAAAAGGAAATATGTTGCATGTCCCGTATGCCAGTGGAGTTGGGAGCATTATGTATGGAATGGTCTGCACAAGGCCTGATTTAGCATACAACATGAGTGTGGTGTCAAGGTATATGGCAAATCCCGGTGAAACTCATTGGCAAGCACTCAAAGGGGTGTTGAAATACTTGAATGGTTCGACAAAGATTGGGCTGTTGTTTGAGAAACAAAACAGCTTGGAGAATCCAATAGTTGGGTATGTAGACTCTGATTTTGCAGGTAACATAGACACAAGGAAGTCGCTTTCAGGTTTTATATTCACAATGTATGGCACAGCTGTAAGCTGGAAAGCTACATTACAGTCTGTAGTAGCTTTGTCAACTACAGAATCAGAATACATAGCTCTCACAGAAGGGATCAAAGAGGCGCTCTGGTTGAAAGGAATGGTGTTAGAGTTGGGCATTCCTCAGGACAAGGTGGAGGTGTATTGTGATAACCAAAGTGCCATACACTTATCAAAGCACCAG GTGATAACTCAAGGTTTTGGTAAACCAATTCAGGTGTTTGAGAGTGATATTTATAGGTGA
- the LOC140827856 gene encoding ethylene receptor 2-like, with protein MDAMLKTLASVMLILSFFVSVSASDNEFPRCSCDDEGFWSIENILECQRVSDFLIAVAYFSIPIELLYFVSCSNVPFKWVLFQFILFIVLCGMTHLLNGWTYGPHTFQLMLALTIFKFLTALVSFATAITLITLLPLLLKVKVREFMLWKKTWDLDREVGIIKKQKEAGWHVRMLTQEIRKSLDRHTILYSTLVELSKTLDLQNCAVWMPNTGRTEMNLTHELEGRNSSNTYSPIPTSNPDVREIKGSDRVKILDPESALAVASRGRTGEPGAVAAIRMPMLRVSNFKGGTPEMVPACYAILVLVLPDEPGRSWSNQELEIVEVVADQVAVALSHAAILEESQLMREKLVEQNRALQQAKQDALMASQARNAFQMVMSNGLRRPMHSILGLLSVLQDENLSNEQKLLVDAMVKTSNVLSTLITDVMETSTNDSGRFPLEISPFRLHSMIKEAACLCKCLCVYRGSDFVIEVDKSLPNHLMGDERRVFQVILHMVGNLLNGNKGGGCLMIRVCLTTGSQGWNEQKWGLRRTNLSDGCVFVRLEVGICHIVSPAEDRCLTDPYGVRRYFGGVEESLSFSACRKLVQLMQGDIWTITNPEGFDQSMALVLRFQTRPPLLSEHGELSEPLHSNSLFKGLKILLADADDVNRAVTKKLLEKLGCNVSAVSSGYECLTALGPTLSSFRIIVLDLHMPDLDGFEVATRIRKFRSSSCPLIVALTASDDDDSRDRCMQIGMNGVIQKPGSLQGIAREIRHILLQSNRLM; from the exons ATGGATGCAATGTTAAAGACattagcatctgtgatgttgatttTATCATTCTTTGTTTCGGTATCCGCATCTGATAATGAGTTTCCCCGTTGTAGTTGTGATGATGAGGGATTTTGGAGCATTGAGAATATACTTGAATGCCAAAGAGTTAGTGACTTCTTGATTGCAGTGGCCTACTTTTCGATCCCTATTGAGCTTCTTTACTTTGTCAGCTGTTCCAACGTTCCATTTAAATGGGTGCTTTTTCAGTTCATCTTGTTTATAGTTCTCTGTGGTATGACTCATTTGCTAAATGGCTGGACTTATGGTCCTCACACTTTTCAGCTAATGCTTGCTCTCAccattttcaaatttttaacGGCATTAGTTTCGTTCGCCACGGCAATAACCCTTATCACCCTTCTTCCCTTGTTGCTCAAAGTGAAGGTGAGAGAGTTTATGCTGTGGAagaaaacttgggatcttgatCGTGAGGTTGGCATTATAAAGAAACAGAAAGAAGCTGGTTGGCATGTTCGGATGCTGACTCAAGAGATTCGGAAGTCTCTTGATCGGCATACTATATTGTACTCAACTTTGGTTGAGTTATCTAAGACACTGGATTTGCAGAATTGTGCCGTTTGGATGCCAAATACAGGGCGGACTGAAATGAATCTAACTCATGAACTTGAAGGCCGGAACTCATCTAACACTTACTCACCTATTCCGACCAGTAATCCTGACGTCAGGGAGATTAAGGGAAGCGATAGGGTTAAGATTCTTGATCCTGAGTCTGCTCTTGCTGTTGCAAGCAGAGGACGGACCGGTGAGCCTGGAGCTGTGGCTGCAATTCGGATGCCAATGCTAAGGGTTTCAAATTTCAAAGGTGGTACGCCAGAGATGGTTCCAGCCTGCTATGCGATTCTTGTTTTGGTTCTTCCAGATGAACCTGGTAGATCTTGGAGCAACCAGGAACTAGAGATAGTGGAGGTGGTTGCTGATCAGGTTGCCGTGGCTCTCTCACATGCTGCAATTCTGGAAGAATCTCAACTTATGCGAGAAAAATTAGTGGAACAAAATCGAGCACTGCAACAAGCAAAACAGGATGCACTAATGGCGAGCCAAGCTCGAAATGCATTTCAAATGGTAATGAGTAACGGTTTGAGAAGACCCATGCACTCAATTCTTGGTTTGCTCTCCGTTTTACAGgatgaaaatttatcaaatGAGCAAAAACTTCTGGTCGATGCTATGGTTAAGACCAGCAATGTTCTTTCAACCTTAATAACCGATGTAATGGAAACTTCAACTAATGATAGTGGAAGGTTCCCTTTAGAAATTAGTCCTTTTCGGCTACATTCTATGATAAAAGAAGCTGCATGTCTTTGCAAGTGTCTCTGTGTTTATAGAGGATCTGATTTTGTGATAGAGGTCGATAAGTCCTTACCCAATCATTTGATGGGCGATGAAAGACGAGTATTTCAGGTTATTCTACATATGGTTGGGAATTTGTTGAATGGAAACAAAGGAGGAGGGTGTCTTATGATCCGAGTATGCTTGACAACCGGAAGTCAAGGATGGAATGAACAAAAATGGGGCCTTCGAAGGACAAACTTATCTGATGGGTGCGTGTTTGTCAGGCTTGAAGTTGGGATATGCCACATTGTTTCTCCGGCAGAAGACAGATGTCTCACGGACCCGTATGGTGTCCGAAGATACTTTGGAGGGGTTGAGGAAAGTTTGAGCTTTAGTGCTTGCCGAAAATTAGTGCAG CTAATGCAAGGAGACATATGGACGATAACAAATCCAGAGGGGTTCGATCAAAGCATGGCTCTTGTTCTGCGTTTTCAAACCCGGCCACCACTGTTATCAGAACATGGGGAATTGTCGGAACCCTTGCATTCAAACTCACTCTTTAAAGGGCTCAAAATCCTTTTAGCAGATGCCGATGATGTCAACCGTGCTGTGACAAAGAAGTTACTCGAGAAATTGGGATGCAACGTCTCTGCTGTCTCATCCGGATACGAGTGCCTTACCGCCCTTGGTCCTACCTTGTCTTCATTCCGAATTATCGTTCTTGATCTTCACATGCCAGATTTGGATGGCTTTGAAGTCGCCACAAGGATACGGAAATTTCGGAGCAGTAGCTGCCCGTTGATTGTTGCATTAACGGCAAGCGATGACGACGATTCGAGGGACAGGTGCATGCAAATCGGGATGAATGGAGTGATCCAAAAACCAGGTTCTTTACAAGGGATAGCTAGAGAAATTAGGCATATACTCCTGCAGTCAAATAGATTGATGTAA
- the LOC140827460 gene encoding transcriptional regulator TAC1-like produces MDLGKQINSDAASAENDPQPEKSNDDENTGVGRSYGCTFCKRGFTNAQALGGHMNIHRKDKAKAKQKNQEEPSSKNTKTSEDHASSRYSFCQVLHVDQPQQREYCRPVDNYQDYFPSSNPSFLSETYRSRLPFWRLENMEDGIKDENLSLRIGFSPAAEEGRKENEEKNDQIDLELRLGHDP; encoded by the coding sequence ATGGATCTCGGAAAACAGATAAATTCTGATGCCGCGAGTGCTGAAAACGACCCGCAGCCGGAGAAAAGCAACGATGATGAAAATACCGGAGTCGGAAGATCCTACGGCTGCACTTTCTGCAAACGCGGCTTCACGAACGCGCAGGCTTTAGGTGGGCACATGAACATACATAGGAAAGACAAGGCCAAGGCTAAGCAGAAGAATCAAGAGGAGCCCTCGTCCAAGAACACGAAAACGAGCGAAGATCATGCGAGTTCAAGATATAGTTTTTGCCAAGTACTACATGTTGATCAGCCACAGCAACGAGAGTATTGTAGGCCTGTGGATAACTATCAAGATTACTTTCCATCATCAAACCCTAGTTTCCTATCTGAAACTTATCGGAGTCGCCTGCCGTTTTGGAGGCTAGAAAATATGGAAGATGGTATAAAAGATGAAAACCTGAGTTTGAGGATTGGATTCTCTCCTGCTGCTGAAGAGGGAAGAAAGGAAAATGAGGAGAAAAACGATCAAATCGATTTAGAGCTCCGGTTGGGCCATGATCCGTGA